In Halapricum desulfuricans, a single window of DNA contains:
- a CDS encoding 2Fe-2S iron-sulfur cluster-binding protein — protein sequence MVQTAGLLLGLGLTLVAVVLHFARGTGWQAGDDISRDVLERRAASVPETDFPEPYNRGVGGGAPAGAIAAGESEAEIEDSDSEDAGFDPDAIEEVEYYEIEFTKEGKTIEVASNETILEAGEDEDWDLPYSCRQGQCLSCAAHIDDGPAEEFVRHSNNDTLSEEEMDNGYCLTCVAYPTAEFTIETGEQP from the coding sequence ATGGTTCAGACAGCGGGTCTCCTGCTCGGCCTCGGGCTGACCCTCGTGGCGGTCGTGTTGCATTTCGCGCGCGGGACCGGCTGGCAGGCCGGTGACGACATCTCCCGGGACGTGCTCGAACGCCGGGCGGCCTCGGTACCGGAGACGGACTTCCCCGAGCCCTACAATCGCGGTGTCGGCGGCGGTGCGCCGGCCGGGGCGATCGCCGCCGGCGAGTCCGAGGCCGAGATCGAGGACAGCGACAGCGAGGACGCCGGGTTCGATCCGGACGCGATCGAGGAGGTCGAATACTACGAGATCGAGTTCACCAAGGAGGGAAAGACAATCGAGGTAGCAAGCAACGAGACCATCCTCGAGGCCGGTGAGGACGAGGACTGGGACCTGCCCTACTCCTGTCGGCAGGGGCAGTGTCTCTCGTGTGCCGCTCACATCGACGACGGGCCGGCCGAGGAGTTCGTCCGCCACAGCAACAACGACACTCTCTCCGAGGAGGAGATGGACAACGGCTACTGTCTGACGTGCGTGGCCTATCCGACCGCCGAGTTCACGATCGAAACCGGCGAACAGCCCTGA
- the gnd gene encoding phosphogluconate dehydrogenase (NAD(+)-dependent, decarboxylating), giving the protein MEIGVIGLGRMGRIVADRLLADGHSVVAYDVDPETVAAAAEDGVTPAESIPDLAEQLDAPKRIWLNVPAGDPVDAALEELEPHVDSDDIVVDGGNSNFENSIRRAEETDATYLDCGTSGGPAGAELGFSMMIGGPEWAYEELTPAFDAVATGPEGHDRMGPPGSGHYVKMIHNGVEYALMQAYGEGFELLANGRYDLDMEAIAHTWNNGAVIRSWLLELAEEAFREEGNDLGDVADYVAGGSTGTWTVQEALEQEVPVPLIYQALSERFNSRATGDGEGRFSRRLANRLRYGFGRHEIARK; this is encoded by the coding sequence ATGGAGATCGGAGTCATCGGACTCGGTCGGATGGGACGCATCGTCGCGGATCGACTGCTCGCGGACGGCCACAGCGTGGTCGCCTACGACGTCGACCCCGAGACCGTCGCCGCGGCCGCCGAAGACGGCGTCACGCCCGCGGAATCGATCCCGGATCTGGCCGAGCAGCTGGACGCGCCCAAGCGGATCTGGCTGAACGTGCCCGCCGGCGACCCTGTCGACGCCGCACTGGAGGAACTCGAACCCCACGTCGACAGCGACGACATCGTCGTCGACGGCGGCAACTCCAACTTCGAGAACTCGATCCGCCGCGCCGAGGAGACCGACGCCACCTACCTCGATTGCGGGACCAGCGGCGGCCCGGCCGGCGCTGAGCTGGGCTTCTCGATGATGATCGGCGGCCCCGAGTGGGCCTACGAGGAACTGACGCCGGCGTTCGACGCCGTGGCGACCGGGCCGGAGGGCCACGACCGGATGGGTCCCCCGGGATCGGGCCACTACGTGAAGATGATCCACAACGGCGTCGAATACGCGCTGATGCAGGCCTACGGCGAGGGCTTCGAGTTGCTGGCCAACGGCCGCTACGACCTGGACATGGAAGCGATCGCCCACACCTGGAACAACGGCGCAGTCATCCGGTCGTGGCTGCTCGAACTCGCCGAGGAGGCGTTCCGCGAGGAGGGCAACGACCTCGGGGACGTCGCGGACTACGTCGCCGGCGGCTCGACCGGCACCTGGACGGTCCAGGAAGCACTCGAACAGGAGGTGCCGGTGCCGCTGATCTATCAGGCCCTTTCCGAGCGGTTCAACTCCCGGGCGACCGGCGACGGCGAGGGGCGGTTCTCCCGTCGGCTGGCCAACCGGCTCCGGTACGGGTTCGGCCGCCACGAGATCGCACGGAAGTAA
- a CDS encoding hydrogenase small subunit codes for MAIRSSDSGQTRRNFLKLAGTMSAGAVVSRHTGEIAQALQQATDGPIEVAWLQGQSCSGCTISLLQGQYPTLEETLSEFRMELTFHPTLMAEHGEAAIESMSKSPDVLVLEGSVPTEIPSAATVAEKPIYDWVTELAPEAEYVIGVGNCAAFGGWPAAENKRGLHELGENVTGAKGLQFEQRSQPGVLGPDFKAGSGHPVINLGGCPPHPDYVLLTIATVLNGHEPDLDRYQRPKPFYEPLVHDNCKWRGYFDRGEFADKPGEEGCLYKVGCAGPYTNCDDQTRLWNDGTSVCLNVGAPCIGCMEPGFWDRFQPLDKEVEQQNIFGVDVETAGLAAVGAGVVGIGAHAARKAMGYGTSEQDGDGDQSESAVEERTASDADQQSDTETGADKPE; via the coding sequence ATGGCTATACGAAGCAGTGACAGCGGCCAGACCAGGCGAAATTTCTTGAAGCTCGCTGGCACGATGTCGGCTGGAGCGGTCGTGTCTCGCCACACGGGCGAGATCGCGCAGGCGCTTCAGCAGGCGACAGACGGGCCGATCGAGGTCGCCTGGCTACAGGGCCAGAGCTGTTCGGGGTGTACGATATCGCTCTTGCAGGGACAGTACCCGACCCTCGAGGAGACCTTGAGCGAGTTCCGGATGGAGTTGACCTTCCACCCCACGCTTATGGCGGAACACGGCGAGGCCGCCATCGAGTCGATGAGCAAGTCGCCGGACGTACTCGTCCTCGAGGGGTCGGTACCGACCGAGATTCCGTCCGCCGCGACGGTCGCCGAGAAGCCGATCTACGATTGGGTCACGGAGCTGGCCCCCGAGGCCGAGTACGTGATCGGCGTGGGCAACTGCGCGGCTTTCGGCGGCTGGCCGGCGGCCGAGAACAAAAGAGGACTCCACGAACTCGGCGAGAACGTCACGGGAGCGAAGGGACTCCAGTTCGAGCAACGTTCCCAGCCCGGTGTGCTCGGGCCGGATTTCAAGGCCGGGTCGGGGCATCCAGTGATCAATCTCGGGGGCTGCCCCCCACACCCCGACTACGTCCTGTTGACGATCGCGACCGTTCTCAACGGCCACGAGCCGGATCTCGACCGGTATCAGCGACCGAAGCCGTTCTACGAACCGCTCGTCCACGACAACTGCAAGTGGCGGGGATACTTCGATCGCGGCGAGTTCGCGGACAAGCCCGGCGAGGAAGGGTGTCTGTACAAGGTGGGCTGTGCCGGACCCTACACGAACTGTGACGACCAGACCCGGCTGTGGAACGACGGGACGAGCGTCTGTCTCAACGTGGGCGCGCCGTGTATCGGCTGTATGGAACCCGGGTTCTGGGATCGCTTCCAGCCGCTGGACAAGGAGGTCGAACAGCAGAATATCTTCGGTGTCGACGTCGAGACGGCCGGTCTGGCCGCGGTCGGCGCCGGCGTCGTCGGGATCGGCGCGCACGCCGCCCGGAAGGCAATGGGATACGGGACGTCCGAGCAGGACGGCGACGGAGACCAATCAGAAAGTGCCGTCGAGGAACGCACGGCATCGGACGCCGATCAGCAGTCAGACACCGAAACGGGAGCCGACAAACCGGAGTGA
- a CDS encoding DUF5518 domain-containing protein, whose protein sequence is MGQKQIETDSIAFDRLFDWLLGGLVVLGGLATSIAGIVGYSQIDRSEMSELVRDADLQLEGLTEAEVIDAAVTLGQWGSLGLAAAGALFTLFGVAVVVVHGRARKNGTKTPRWVLGIAGATAATVLGFVPFSTALGGATAGYLDPDERASGAVTGAIAGLFSALPLLVVALFVAVGLFTGLAGEVVGAVAVVLATALFAVLVYTVGFGALGGFLGGWLR, encoded by the coding sequence ATGGGTCAGAAGCAAATCGAGACCGACAGTATCGCGTTCGATCGACTGTTCGACTGGCTGCTTGGCGGGCTGGTGGTCCTCGGCGGGCTGGCCACGTCAATCGCGGGTATCGTCGGATATTCCCAGATAGACCGGTCCGAAATGTCCGAGCTCGTCCGTGACGCCGACCTCCAGCTCGAGGGGCTGACGGAGGCAGAGGTGATCGACGCGGCCGTCACGCTCGGTCAGTGGGGCAGTCTCGGACTCGCGGCCGCCGGAGCCCTGTTCACCCTCTTCGGGGTCGCTGTGGTCGTCGTGCACGGACGCGCCCGAAAGAACGGGACGAAGACGCCACGCTGGGTTCTCGGTATTGCGGGCGCGACGGCCGCAACTGTCCTCGGATTCGTCCCGTTTTCGACGGCACTGGGTGGCGCGACAGCGGGCTATCTTGATCCCGACGAGCGCGCTAGCGGGGCAGTCACAGGTGCGATCGCCGGGCTGTTCTCGGCCCTGCCGCTGCTCGTTGTCGCTCTCTTTGTCGCGGTTGGTCTGTTCACTGGTCTTGCCGGTGAAGTGGTCGGGGCCGTCGCAGTCGTACTTGCTACTGCGCTGTTCGCTGTCCTGGTTTACACGGTCGGATTCGGTGCCCTAGGCGGGTTCCTCGGCGGGTGGCTCCGGTAG